The nucleotide window CAAACCATTCAAAACTAATGGAACGGAACGCATCGTTAACGGACTGAGGGCTCCTTTATAATTGTTAAGAGGTTATGAAAATCGTCACAAAGTGCTGTTTACTGAGATTTATCGTTGTAAATAGGCTAAGGAGGTGTAATTGtgaactttcttcattatGACTCCGTCACGTGACTAACCTTTATCAAGATAATAAGGACCATAATTAGCCGCCCAGGTCTTGTTATGAGCATCTGAATGTCTTTTATTGACCATCGGCACTCTCTGTTGTACTCCTGTAAATTTCAGGGCATTATAATGTATATTATAGTGAGATTAAGTTACAGATGGATGGCGCGGCGCTCTGGCATGCGATAAGTTACAAGGTGCTTCATTTCATCGTCATTGTCCCGGGAGGGTGCTCCTGGTAGTCTATAAGAAGTATCCCCCTCTCTGGTTGTTGTGATTAGCTGCAGTTTCCTGGATGTAGTCGTCCGGCACAGCAgagaagatcttgaaagtagGTTCCAGGTCTTCTTCGACCTTCATGACACTGGCCACATTACCACACCTGTAGCAGTAATTGGGTGCAGACCACACTGTAACCACATCCTTCTCGGGAAAGTGGTACTTGAAACCTTCCATGACCAATTGGTGCGCTCTGGCGATCAAATTCAGACCATTAACGTGATTGAATTCACGGGCCACTTTACTGCCAAACAACCAACCAGCACCACGCGGTGACACTTGCCAAGCTTCGACGTTATCGGGATCACTCCATAGTAGATCTGAGAACCCTCCTTCGTGTGGAACTTCCTGTGCTCTGGAGAGAACACGAATTTGATCAAGCATTCTGATCTCTGGAGACAAACCACCGTGCACACACAATATTCTGCCGTCAATGATCGCTGCTAAAGTAAGGAAATCAAACACTTGACAACAATATTTCCATACCGTTGTAGATCCGTATTTGTTCAGACACTCTTCATAAAAACCGTATACTTGAGTAATTTGCCTCGATTCGTGATTTCCCCTAACGAGTGTTATCCTGGAAGAGTATTTGACTTTCAAACACATCAAAAGCGTGAAAGTCTCCAAACTGTAGTACCCACGATCCACGTAGTCTCCCAAAAAGATGTAATTGATGTGGTCGGGAAACCCACCTGCAGTTCTAAACAGCTCCAATAAGTCGTGAAACTGGCCATGAATATCACCACAAACAGTCACAGGTGTCTGCACGGGCTGAATGTTACTCTCCTCCATCAGGAGTTCTTTTACCATTTCACAAAGTTGCTTCATCTCATTCTCGGTCAACGACTGGCAATTCTTGATCCTCTCTAGCCACTCATCGGGGCCTTTTTCCACCATATTAAAAGTTACTGGTTCTGAAAAATGCTCACGCAGCTAGTTACAATATTAAATGAAACTCGATACCTCAATGCTCTCCTCTTAACTTGTCTTTATTAATGGTGAGCCCCTCGTCGAGCAAAACGTTGAACTAAATTTTTCGCAGAcgataatgatgaattttaaagactttgaagaactaaGAATGTATACAGAATAAATGCCGAGAAAGAGGCCACCTGTGAACTATCAACAATACCGTGTAGTAAAGCCTGAGTATGAGATTACCAATTGGGTGGTCAAATGAGCTTATTAAGTATATCAAGAGTTCAAACAAGAGGAATAACTCTGCACGAATACTATTGGTTAGTCATCTAGCCAAGAATCTTCTGGATTCAGCGGAAAATTGGCCACAATTCTGTCTTGGACCAGTGGGAGTATGTCGCATATTACCTGGGTTTTCTTGACCACACACAGGCTGAGTTCTGGGAAACAATTACCTCGTAGAAGGCCTAAGTTGATCAGTGTTACTAGGACGTTCTCGACATTGGCTGGGGAATGAATTGATGAGTAGATATCAATGCCTTTAATATGTGTGTCGCCAATTGACAATTTCATTGCGGTCTCTAACGTAGCGTAGGGTAGTTTTCCTGTGTTCTGTGGTATTACAAAATTCAGTAACACTGTCTTGACCAAGTTCCGATAGCAGATCATGGGCAGTTTCTCGAGTAGAAGTAGCAATAAATGCTCCTCACAGAGTTGCCTTTCATGGTTTTTTAGCCAATGGTTTAGACCACTGATTTTTCCGCTTCGTATGCATTGGTATAGAACCGAATACTTGGAAGAAAGTTCACTGTCCATTACACTTATGAAATCAAATCGCGGAATCTTACCCATTATCAGCCCTGCGGGCACTAAATATCGTAGTATTCGAGATAAGTTCCTTCCTACTTGTGGGGCATCAGTGGTTGATGTTATTGATACCAGCTCGTTGAATGCAGTGCTCAGTTGCACAAATGCATTGGTGACTCTATGGTTCAGCAGGTAATACCTTCCCAAAAGATAACGGTATTCGATCTGCTGTTTGATAGGGTATGTCCTGAAGGAAGAAGCCATACTTTTGGGCTtaaagttcttgaaaatattcGAACACAGTTGGGGTGCTTGTATCCTAAAGTACAAGTTCACTAACTTATTCACGAGGTATAATAAAATGCGTTGTTTCTCCGGCAGACTACTTGTGGGCCGTTCTTggtcatcatcatctgctGATCTTGATGGTTTCACACTGTTGAACACTTTCGAAATGATTGAGGATGTATGTGATACGAACTGGTTTTTGTCCGTTTTCAACGCCATGTAATTTACATCGAGCTCTATGGAAATTGGAACCACATATTCCGTCATCTCCATGAACAATGGAACCAAGCAGTCAGTGGGGTAGTTGTCATTCAGGAGGCAATTGCTCAGATCTTGGTaaaacttgaagatgagatcaCAACTTTCCCAAGTGGACCAAGGATTTACGTCCCTGCAATACTGTAGAAATGACACTAGCATCATAGTGAATCTTGTCCAGCTTTTGCCagaaaattgaaagttttgagaCTCAATGGAAACTTTTAAAGACTTATCATCCACTAATCGGCTATCTGCATGTAACTCTCTCTGTAAAGCAGCTATTCTGTGGCCGTTTTGGTTCAAATTCGCAGACAGTACTTCGTAATTCCCATTCCTAACATCTTGGAACAGTTGTTGAAGTGAATAGTCCATCATATCGGGCACATTTCTTGGTTTTCGACCAAAGTAATCGCTTAAggttcaatttttcaaacctGCTATGATAGGAatgcttgaaaaaaatgcaCCGAACTCTTAGAGGTcttaaagaaagatcaCTACAATTGTCGAATCTAGCTGGTTGCTGTGATGGATGACAAGCgttcaaagagtttaagGCCGGCATCTCAAAGTTCCTGTTCAAATCATTCCAAAGCTGCAGAAGCCTTTCCGCTGGAAACTAAAGGTCAATCAAAGTCATCTCGTAAACAAAACGTTGAACGAAATAAGACAGGTAAGGGTAGAAGACGAGATCGTGGTaagaaaaatgatgatgttggAGTCAAGCTTGTCCTGCGGTTATTACCTCCAGATTTGAGTCAAGATCAGTTTTTAGAGACCATAAAACCTGAAGTTGGTGAATTTTCTGATTGTGGAGTGTTAGAATGGTACTACGTACGTGGACATTACCCCCAGAAGCTGAGCACAAGGCCTGTCTACTCTCGTTGCTACCTCATATTCGAGAGCACTGAATCTCTGGCAGAATTCACCAAAAAAGTTCAGCCTATTaagtttgttgatgataagGATAATGCCACTAACGTAGTGACCAGGGTGTCAACCTACGTCAAGAGATTTGTACCAAACACGGTGGACCCCAGTCCTGTCAGCGCCGCACTTGAAGGCACCATCACAGAGGATCCGCTCTTTTTAACTTTCATGAAATCATTAAAGATTctagaagaaaagaaatCAGACTATTCGTTTGCTGACGTTAGTATTTTGAAACCACTCGAGAAAGAAGTTGCCAAGCAGAAAGCGGTTGAGTCAGAGATACAGAGAAAGACTGAAAATGCATTGATAGCACTAACTGGGGATTcaggaaagaagaagaagaaggagaagaaaaagggcaagaagaaggaattgaaacccaaagaagaagctggtgGTGAGAGTACATCAGGCCGTAAGCGCAAGGgaacgaagaagaaaaataagGCGCTCAAAGGTGGAGAGCATGCTGCTAAAGATACAGTGAAGAACAACAATATAGTAATCCTCGAAGCTGCTGGTAGGAAAGAATTACaaaggagaaagaaaatgcaattggagaaagaaaaggCTTTAGAGAGCCCTTCAAAGGCAAAGATCAAGCCCAAGCAGCGAGCCAAAGGGAAATCTGAAGATTCAGAAGATGGCACaaaattgaaaatgctTAAAAGAAAAGTTCCAGAGCAGTCTTAAATTATGAAGAAATTTACTTAGTTATCCTTCAACTTCAGGTAGATGTTTTGACCAGTACCCAACACTACGTAAGcgaaactgaagaagacagACCATTTCTCCGGCTCAATGAATTTCTGAGCAAAGGACACTAGAAAAGTGGATGTCAGACAGCTCGATGTCAGAATTTTTGCATATTGAGCCTTTAGGTTGCGCTGGATATGAGGCCAAATAGTCAATATATTTCCTTGCAAGCGAGTGTTAGTGTTAACCACAGTTAGAGTACTGATGAGGAAAAATACCTGAGTGGGACTCACAATGGATAATGCTGCTAATAGCTGTGTTAGTTGTCTTGCTTTTGGGGACCTGATATGTGCGTTCGTAATTTGCGTGATATAGCGATACATGAAGTGGTTTATAGGTGCATTGATTAGACCGCCATAGCAGAACATAATAAAGATTTTAAGCAGCTTGGGCTCACATATTAGCCTCTTTAATGTGTGTAGAAGTGACTTTCGCTGGTGTTGTTTCTCGTCCTTACTCTCATCCTTCTGAATCACAATTGCAGCCCATTGACTAATCAGTTCACCTAGGGAGGATAGAGAAGCACCAGTAATTGATTTGACCAACAATGGGTGCCTCAATAGAAGGCGATTGTATGTCTTGACCAGCGACTGGGTCTTGGGCTGGGTCATTGTACAAAGGTGCAGTTGTTTGAGTTGACTTGACAATACACTTCAAAATTCAGAGCTACTATATAGTAACTTAAAAAGTTCTTATCTGGATCAGAGGCGTAAGCTCGTTGATAAGCGAAAGGCGAAATCCGAGCGTAGTGACAATTATCACTAACGATGCTCAATTTTCAAGCATTATTACTGAGTATTCAAGTAGGAGACTTGACGAACCGAATTGAATTACCTCTCACTGGCATTGTCTGTATCACAACTGCTTCTCTAGCTTCGACAACTCTGTTGGCCAGGTAATTTTTTAAATCTATAGTCTAAATTTTCAGTAATAAGATGTGAAAAAGTCTATTGATCAACTTAGAGCTCCAACCAAATAAAGACAAAGACCACTGGGGACCCTAGATCTATTTATTTTGTTGGGAATATGAAGCTGGTATATttcctgaagaaattacGTAATGAACAAGTAACTGTGGAGCTAAAGAATGGTACAACTGTTTGGGGTACCTTACAAACTGTGTCGCCGCAGATGAATGTTACTTTAACAGACGTACAATTATCGCTGCCTCGAAGTACTTTTAATAATGCAGGGTCAAATGCATTGGCTGGTGTATATCTGGCAGATGGTCAAACTTCGACGAATTCTGCTGGTGGAGGAATGGCTAAAACTACCACATCCCTTCAATATATTAATATCCGTGGTAATACAATTAGACAGATCATATTACCTGATTCTCTGAACCTTGACGCCCTGCTAGTGGACGAAGaccagttgaagaaactgagGAGGAGTGGGAAGATTACGAATGATTCCAATAAAAAGAGAAGGGCAGACTTCGTCAGCAACCCTAGTAAAAGAATTAGAAGAGGAATTTAATCACTATCACTGGACTCTTCGTCACTGTCACTGCTATCCACATCCAGATCTAATGATGAGCACCATTGGCACCTGCCCAGAGGAATTCCCCAtatttcatctttggtggttAACCAATCGACTAGCTCATCCATATGTATAATCTCAACAGTCACGTTTTGTGATGCTGACCAGCAATCCATTTCGAGTGAAAcacttttcatctttctaTAGTCACAGATGTACTCTTTAAATGCGCCCTTGATGTTTTGAGCCAGaatatcatcattcttcaaataaaagTACTGAACTCTCAAGTAGGTGAGAACTAATGCTATCACATATTTGTTATTGTAGCTGGGATGAGGATTTCTTAAAAGCAACGCCAATTGATCCCAGGTGGGTCGTATTTCAACCAATTTCATTAAAATGCATTTGAACTCAACACCGCCCAAGACGTTTTTCCTGTTGATTGAAGTGCTTTGCAACGTACCTAAATCCCTAATGATTACTTTGCATAGCTGCTTCATTGTATCACCTCTCAATGCCACAGTATGTAAGTTTGCTTTGTAGTAGATGACATTATGAATTCTGTCTCTAGTTAATCTGGGGATCACCAACGACACTGATTGATTATTTAATTCCTTAGTCGACAGGTACGATTCGACATAGAACTCTCTTGACATCACTAGTGACTTCTATCATTGCAAGAACGCTGGTCATCGCCAATAAAGTGCTCATCTCATACTTCTTGAACACTAGGGTCCATCACGTGTAAGAGCTAACTATTCACTAAGTTACAGATATATTTACAAGGTCTTCCAATCCCAATCTTTATCGACTAGAACCATGTCTTGGCGtttgccttcttcttttcctcgAGTTTTCTCATATATTTGGCACCTTTAGCgtcaatgatgaatttaTCTGCATTCTTAATGGCTTCCTGCATCTTTGCTATCTTACCTTCGCGTTGTAGCTCATGCTTATGTCCTTTTGGTAGTAATACAcctttcatcatcttcttgttttcatATTTTTCCTCGaagaacttcttcttcattggaGGTAGCATATTTTGGACCCCGTACAGGTAAGCCATCTTGTAAAGGTCACTGGACCGTCTCAGTGAATACTTGGGTTCGTGATAACGACCAGTTACTGGGTGCTTGTTGGGTAAAAAGGGATTGGCCTCGATTGCATGGGTTGATACTGGTTTATCTgcaaatttgatagatgGTGGATACTTCTTAAAGAAATTCTTTAGTTGTGCCGGTAGCTGATCGAAAAGGTGTTTTGTTGACATTTGTGACGTGGATTCGATCCTTTTTATAGGCTTCCTTTATGCTTGATGGCTTTTAAAGAGTTCCTGGGCTATGTgatcttttttcactttgaaaaaaatcagTACTAATATATTTCATTAATTACATCAAGACGAAATACTATAATCTACTACGTAGTGTGTCCAAGTGTCCATACCACCACTTTAATGCAGTATCAGACCTCCTATGCGATAAAAAGTTCCATAAAGTAGTCAGGATGTCGTCgcattcttctttgctgAAAGGAATCGATGACAGTAATTCTTGAACTGTATCTAGCCAGCCAACGAAATGGTTTTCGCTCAAATATGCCAACTGGTAAACGATACATTTGAGAAGCACTGCTTGCTTTGTTCTTTCACCTGACGAACAGTTGAGAATTCTTAAGTACGTTCGGTGAAGAACTTCTCTTGCCAAATGTCTGTCTATGGTCTGTAAGGATGGTAGTCTAGACGACATCTCTTGGTAGATCATAGTTAATTGCTTCTCTGATATATTACCTAACATGAATTGGTCTGTGGAGAGCTCGATGTGATCGAGGTAGTGGCGGGCCTGCCAATGCAACAAGTTGTTAGCAGAACTATTGTTGG belongs to Torulaspora delbrueckii CBS 1146 chromosome 4, complete genome and includes:
- the PRP38 gene encoding U4/U6-U5 snRNP complex subunit PRP38 (similar to Saccharomyces cerevisiae PRP38 (YGR075C); ancestral locus Anc_3.138) encodes the protein MSREFYVESYLSTKELNNQSVSLVIPRLTRDRIHNVIYYKANLHTVALRGDTMKQLCKVIIRDLGTLQSTSINRKNVLGGVEFKCILMKLVEIRPTWDQLALLLRNPHPSYNNKYVIALVLTYLRVQYFYLKNDDILAQNIKGAFKEYICDYRKMKSVSLEMDCWSASQNVTVEIIHMDELVDWLTTKDEIWGIPLGRCQWCSSLDLDVDSSDSDEESSDSD
- the SIT4 gene encoding type 2A-related serine/threonine-protein phosphatase SIT4 (similar to Saccharomyces cerevisiae SIT4 (YDL047W); ancestral locus Anc_3.142) is translated as MVEKGPDEWLERIKNCQSLTENEMKQLCEMVKELLMEESNIQPVQTPVTVCGDIHGQFHDLLELFRTAGGFPDHINYIFLGDYVDRGYYSLETFTLLMCLKVKYSSRITLVRGNHESRQITQVYGFYEECLNKYGSTTVWKYCCQVFDFLTLAAIIDGRILCVHGGLSPEIRMLDQIRVLSRAQEVPHEGGFSDLLWSDPDNVEAWQVSPRGAGWLFGSKVAREFNHVNGLNLIARAHQLVMEGFKYHFPEKDVVTVWSAPNYCYRCGNVASVMKVEEDLEPTFKIFSAVPDDYIQETAANHNNQRGGYFL
- the UPF3 gene encoding Upf3p (similar to Saccharomyces cerevisiae UPF3 (YGR072W); ancestral locus Anc_3.140), encoding MDDKRSKSLRPASQSSCSNHSKAAEAFPLETKGQSKSSRKQNVERNKTGKGRRRDRGKKNDDVGVKLVLRLLPPDLSQDQFLETIKPEVGEFSDCGVLEWYYVRGHYPQKLSTRPVYSRCYLIFESTESLAEFTKKVQPIKFVDDKDNATNVVTRVSTYVKRFVPNTVDPSPVSAALEGTITEDPLFLTFMKSLKILEEKKSDYSFADVSILKPLEKEVAKQKAVESEIQRKTENALIALTGDSGKKKKKEKKKGKKKELKPKEEAGGESTSGRKRKGTKKKNKALKGGEHAAKDTVKNNNIVILEAAGRKELQRRKKMQLEKEKALESPSKAKIKPKQRAKGKSEDSEDGTKLKMLKRKVPEQS
- the SMD1 gene encoding mRNA splicing protein SMD1 (similar to Saccharomyces cerevisiae SMD1 (YGR074W); ancestral locus Anc_3.139), whose protein sequence is MKLVYFLKKLRNEQVTVELKNGTTVWGTLQTVSPQMNVTLTDVQLSLPRSTFNNAGSNALAGVYLADGQTSTNSAGGGMAKTTTSLQYINIRGNTIRQIILPDSLNLDALLVDEDQLKKLRRSGKITNDSNKKRRADFVSNPSKRIRRGI
- the MRPL25 gene encoding mitochondrial 54S ribosomal protein mL59 (similar to Saccharomyces cerevisiae MRPL25 (YGR076C); ancestral locus Anc_3.137), with the translated sequence MSTKHLFDQLPAQLKNFFKKYPPSIKFADKPVSTHAIEANPFLPNKHPVTGRYHEPKYSLRRSSDLYKMAYLYGVQNMLPPMKKKFFEEKYENKKMMKGVLLPKGHKHELQREGKIAKMQEAIKNADKFIIDAKGAKYMRKLEEKKKANAKTWF
- the TDEL0D04840 gene encoding uncharacterized protein; amino-acid sequence: MTQPKTQSLVKTYNRLLLRHPLLVKSITGASLSSLGELISQWAAIVIQKDESKDEKQHQRKSLLHTLKRLICEPKLLKIFIMFCYGGLINAPINHFMYRYITQITNAHIRSPKARQLTQLLAALSIVSPTQVFFLISTLTVVNTNTRLQGNILTIWPHIQRNLKAQYAKILTSSCLTSTFLVSFAQKFIEPEKWSVFFSFAYVVLGTGQNIYLKLKDN
- the THP1 gene encoding Thp1p (similar to Saccharomyces cerevisiae THP1 (YOL072W); ancestral locus Anc_3.141), with protein sequence MMDYSLQQLFQDVRNGNYEVLSANLNQNGHRIAALQRELHADSRLVDDKSLKVSIESQNFQFSGKSWTRFTMMLVSFLQYCRDVNPWSTWESCDLIFKFYQDLSNCLLNDNYPTDCLVPLFMEMTEYVVPISIELDVNYMALKTDKNQFVSHTSSIISKVFNSVKPSRSADDDDQERPTSSLPEKQRILLYLVNKLVNLYFRIQAPQLCSNIFKNFKPKSMASSFRTYPIKQQIEYRYLLGRYYLLNHRVTNAFVQLSTAFNELVSITSTTDAPQVGRNLSRILRYLVPAGLIMGKIPRFDFISVMDSELSSKYSVLYQCIRSGKISGLNHWLKNHERQLCEEHLLLLLLEKLPMICYRNLVKTVLLNFVIPQNTGKLPYATLETAMKLSIGDTHIKGIDIYSSIHSPANVENVLVTLINLGLLRGNCFPELSLCVVKKTQVICDILPLVQDRIVANFPLNPEDSWLDD